The region AGGATAGTATAGGTAAAAAGGACGGTAAACCATACTGGGATACTGTAGAAACATTCCTCATATTTGCTGACTCAAGATTCAGAAGAAATAAAGGTGATACATACAGAGAGGCATTCCTTAAAAAGGCTAAATTCTTTGCGTACGTTGACTGGAGAATGAACTCAACTGCTCAGTATGCTGATATCGTTCTTCCTGCAAAGTCTATGTATGAGGTATGGGATATAAGAACAAACCCTGGATACCACAGATATGCCAATATGGCTCAGCCGCCACAGAATCTTAAACCTGTTGGAGAATCAAAATCGGAATGGGAGATCTGTACACTTATAGTTGAGAAACTTGAGGAGATAGCAAAGAAGAAGTATGAGGAAACAGGAGATGAGAGATACATAAAAATACCTGATCCAACGCACTCTAAAACAGGATACAGAGAGCTTGATAAGGTTGTTAAGGAGTTCACACTTGACGGACATCTCAGAACTGATAAAGATGCTGTTCATCTTGCACTTGAAAATGTTGAGCAGTTTAAACCTAACACATTTGAGACTGTAAGAAAGAGAGGAGGTTTCCTCCAGCTTAACGAAAAAGGTGGAAAAACATCTCCACTTTATCCAGATAAACCTTACAACTCTTTTGAGAACAACCTTTACCTCTTTGAAAGATTTGAAACACTTTCAGGAAGATTAACCTACTATGTTGATCATGATCTCTGGATTGAGGCAGGAGTAGCAGTACCTACAGCGCATGAGCCTATAAGACCAAGAAGATATCCGTTTGTACTGATGTCACCACACGCAAGATGGTCGATACACTCAACATACAAAACATCAACAATACTTATGAGACTCCAAAGGGGTGTTCCTTACGTTATGATAAATCCAGAGATAGCTGAGAAGAAGGGAATAAAAGATGGTGACGAGATAAAAGTATTTAACGACCTTGGTGAGTTTTACGCCATGGCAAAGGTTTATCCATCATGTCCTAAGGATGCGATCATAATAGAGCATGGATGGGAACCTTTCATGTTCAAAGGCAATAAATCTCACAACACTGTTGTTGCTTCTCCATTAAATCTTCTTGAGCTTTCAGACGGATGGGGACATCTGAAGTTTGGTGGAAACTGGGATGGTAATCAGCACGCATACACAACATCTGTGGATATAGAAAAAGCATAACAAGGAGGTAAAGATAGATGTCTAAAAGACAGCTTGCGATGGTTATGGATTTAAATAAATGTATAGGATGTCAGACATGTACAGTTGCCTGCAAAACACAGTGGACAAACAGAAACGGCAGGGAGTACATGTACTGGAACAATGTTGAAACACAGCCTGGAACAGGATATCCAAGGAACTGGATGGAAGCAGGAGGTGGATTTGATTCTGAAGGGAATCTGAAAGACGGTATTATCCCTGATATGGTTCTTGATTATGGTGTTCCGTGGGATTATAACCATGATGAGCTTTTTGGTAATGCTGATCAGACAGTTCTTTCACCTAATACTGACCCTGTTTGGGGACCTAACTGGGATGAGGATGTGGGAGAAGGAGACTGGCCGAACTCATACTTCTTCTATCTCCCAAGGATATGCAACCACTGTTCAAACCCCGGCTGTCTTGCTGCATGTCCAAGGGAAGCGATATTCAAAAGAGAGCAGGATGGTATAGTTCTCGTTGATCTTGATAGATGTCAGGGATACAGATACTGTATAGCAGGTTGTCCTTATAAAAAGATCTACTTTAATCCAAAAATATCAAAATCAGAAAAATGTATATTCTGTTTCCCAAGAATAGAAAGGGGACTTCCACCGGCATGTGCCCATCAGTGTGTTGGTAGAATAAGATTTGTAGGATTCCTTGATGATCAGGAATCTCAGGTTTACAAACTTGTCCATAAGTACAAGGTCGCACTTCCCCTCAGACCAGATTTTGGAACACAGCCAAACGTTTACTATGTTCCACCTCTTGAAGGTCCACCGAAGTTTGATGACGAAGGAAAGCCAATAGAGGGAAGTGGAAGAATACCTGTTGAGTTCCTTGAAAAACTTTTCGGACCGGAAGTTCATCAGGCTCTTAAAACACTTAAAGAAGAGATGGAGAAAAGAAAGAGAGGAGAAGAATCAGAACTTATGGATATTCTTATAGCTTACAACCATGCTGACATGTTCAGACTTGATGAGAACTACTACCAGGGTATAGCTGAGCAGAAAGGCCTTAAAGGAACGGAGTTCTTCAGAATTATTGATGAGAGGTACATTCAGGGGGCTAACACGCAGAAAGTAGAGGTAAAACAGTACTTTAATGTATCCGGTGTAAATCACAAAGAAAACCATTAAAAGAAGGATTAAGGAGGAAAGAGATAATGAATAGAGGCTTAAAAGCTGGGTTACTTGGATTATCACTGATAGCCTTCACAGCTACAGCCGGAGAAAAGGAGTTTTTTAAGTACGAGGTTATAAATGGAAAGTACGTTGAGGGAGAGATATCCGCTGATCCGGATGATAAGATCTGGAAAACGGCAAGAGGTAAAGATGTTTATCTCTACCCTCAGATAACTGTAAGGCTGAACGATAAAAAGGCAAACAGCCTGATACCAAAGAAGAAAAAGGTAACAGCAAGAGTTAAAGTTGTTTATAACAGTAAAAATATAGCTGTTTATGTAAGATGGAAGGATGATACACCTTCTATCCAGCCTGTTTACGATACAGATGCCTTTGGTGATGGTGTCAGTGTTGAGTTTCCAAACAGGTTTGGAAAAGGTATATCACTGCCGTATGTTGGGATGGGTGATGAGAACCATCCTGTAACTGTGTATCTCCAGAAAAATGTGGCAGGAAGGGATTACCAGAAGGTATTTATCTCTAAAGGTTTTGGATCGCTGACGGAGATAGAGGAAGATGGTGTTGAGATATCAATGAAGTACAATGAAGAAACGAAGGAATGGACAGCTGTTTTCAAAAGACCTTTAAAAACGGATATCAGCAATCTGAAATCAGGTCTCGTACCAGTTGCTTTTGCAATCTGGGATGGAGATAAATACGAGAGAGACGGAAACAAGGTTCTTTCAAGATGGAAGTTTATAAAACTCGGAAAGTTCCCTATAAATGAGGATTATGTAAAGTATGTATCCTGGGGAACACCTTATATTGACTGGTATAGAAAGGACAGAAAAGAGGATATAGGAGATCCTGTAAGAGGTAAAAAGCTTGCTATAGAAAATGGCTGTAACTCCTGCCACAGATTTGATGACCAGAGGATAGCCCCTGCCGGTATGGCTCCTGACCTGTCAAATATAGGAGTTATAGCAAATGCTGTATATATAAAAGAATCCATAATCAACCCTAACGATGTGATAATCAGAAACCTGAATCTTAACAGACATTACAACAAAGGGGCACAGCCTGATAAATTCAGAGCATACCCTAACAACGATATGTACCAGTGGTACATAATGATGGATGGCAAAAGACAGTCAAAGATGCCGCCTTTTGATTATCTATCCCAGCAAGATATAAACGATATAGTAGCCTATCTAAAAACATTAAAAAGCTGGAAAAAATTTAAGTAGCCGGAGGTATAGGAATGAAAAGGATATTTGCATACATACTCAGCCTTGCATTTCTTTTCTCAGTAAGTCCGGCTGTGGTTTATGCACAGCAGGATGTAGCCGTAGATGAATCTGAAGATGATGAAGAAGATACAGTTGAACTTACAAGTGCCGTTATAACCGCTCTCTCCTGTGCAAAAGAAGCTGAGGAAAGTGGAGAGTTTGAGGTTCTGTCTTCATGCCCACCTATAAAAGCCTGGGAAGGTGTTGAGGATATATATACTCAGCCTCCAAAGATAGTTGTTTTTGATGTTACTGAAGGAGAGTACTACTACGTTCAGGCTTCAAAAGACAGTGTTTACTACTCTGATCTTCTTGAGGGTTTTGGTGGAAGTATAGATGGTGAAGGTTCTTTTGTTGGAGAGAAAGACGGGATAAAGGTTGTTAAGTTTGAGGAGTTTGAGATAACACCTAAACCTAAACCAGGATTCTTTAAAGGCTGTCTTTAATAAATACATAAGGAGGGTTATCTATGAGACTGGGCTTTTTGGTTGATCTAAGTAGATGTATGGGGTGTATGGCCTGTGCTGTTGCCTGTAAGGCAGAGAATGACGTTCCGCTACACAGCTGGAGGTTAAGGGTTAAGTACATAGATCAGGGTGAGTTTCCGGATGTAAAAAGGCATTTTGTTCCTTTAAGGTGCAATCACTGTGAAAACGCACCATGTGAAAGGATATGTCCTGTAGGAGCTCTCCACTACCTGCCAAACGGGATTGTGAATGTGGATCACAACAGATGTATAGGATGTGCTTCATGTATGATGGCATGTCCATACAACGCTATATACCTTGATCCTGTAACCAACTCAGCTGACAAATGTACATACTGTGCACACAGAATTGAAGTTGGAATGATGCCTGCATGTGTGGTTGCTTGTCCAACACATGCGAACATCTTTGGAGACCTTGATGATCCTGAGAGTGAGATATCAAAATACCTTAAATCACACAGGGATGTTATGGTGAGAAAGCCTGAACTTGGCACAAAACCAAAACATTTCTACGTTAGAGGTTCAACTGTTGCTCTTGATCCTCTTGCTTCTGAAAGACCTGAAGGATTTACACTGTTTACAGAAGTTAAGTTTTTAGACCATATAGGAGGGCATTAATAATGTTAGGAGCTGAAGTTACCTTTGATGTTGCATTACCTAAGGTTATATGGGGATGGCTTGTTTCAACAAATATGTGGGCTAAAAGTATAGCCACAGGTACGTTCCTTGTTGGACTTTACTTTGTGATCAGATATCCTGAAAAGGACAACTTCTTCAGAAAATGGATTCCTATCCTTGGACTTATATTCATAGGTATAACTTTACTTGTTACAGTTCTTGATCTTCACCATATGTTCAGATTCTGGAAGATATTTGTTCATGCCCACTTCACATCAGCTGTAACACTTGGGGCATGGGTTGTTTCAGGATTTGTGATAGTTCTTCTTTTATCTTTCTGGTCATGGGCAACAGGAAACAGAAAACTGTTTGACAGAATAATGATCCCTGGATTCATACTTGCATTTTTCTCAACAATATACACAGCAGGTATTATGGGACAGGCAACAGGAAGGGAGATATGGGTTTTTCCTGCTGAGATGATATCAATGCTTTTAAGTGCGACACTTGCAGGATCTGCAGCATTCCTCTTTATTGACAGAATCTATAAGTATGTGCTTGATGATCAGATAAGAAGAGAGCTTGGATATATACTCTTCTCAAGTGCAGGTCTGCTTTCAGCACTCTATATTGGGGAGCTTTTCTTTGCAAAGATGCACAGTGAGTTTTCCTACGAGGTTGTTAAAATACTTGCATTCGGAGATGTTGCTCCATTTTTCTGGTTAGGTCTGGTGTTTGGGTTTATAATCCCGATGATTTTAGTAGGTGTAGCTACAGAGAAGAGAAAAGGTCAGTATGCTTTCCTTGGATCTCTGAGTGCTTTAATTGGTCTGTGGCTTATAAAACATGCATGGTTAATAGCACCACAATATTTACCACTAAGTTAATCAGGAGGGTTTTAGAATATGAGAACGAGCAGGAGAGATTTTTTAAAAGGTGTTGCCACTGTAATTGGTGGAGCAGCATTTGCTAAAGGTGTTGTTGAAAAAACTGTAAGTACAGCAAATGCCGGTGTTAAAGAAGATATAACATTCTTCCCTGAACATATAGATTACTATCCACCATTTGAGAAATGGAATGACTGGAAAGAGCCGGAAGGTGCATACTGGAAACAGAAAGGTGGTGCACTGAGAGATGGTGTGAAGATGATCAACTATATGATAGTTCCAACTGTGTGTAACAACTGTGAGGCTGCATGTGGTCTTACAGCGTGGATTGATAAGGACAATATGGTTATAAAGAAATTTATGGGTAACCCTTTCCACTCTGGAAGTAGGGGAAGAAACTGTGCAAAGGGTTATGCAACATTAGCACAGACATACGATCCTGATAGAATACCTTTCCCATTAAAAAGAGCTCCCGGATCTAAAAGGGGAGAAGGGAAATGGGTTAGAACTACATGGGATGAAGCGTTAGAAACAATAGGAAAAAGAATGAGGGAGACCCTGAAAAGGGCTATAAAGGAAGGAGATGAACTTGCTAAAAAGATGGTTATGTACCATGTTGGAAGACCGAACGAGTCAGGTGGTTTTACAGCGAGGGTAGTCTGGTCTTGGGGTGTTGATGGACATAACTCTCACACAAATATATGTTCAGCAGGTGGAAGACTGGGTGCTATAGCATGGAGTGGTGATGACAGACCTTCGCCTGATTTTGCAAACTCAAGACTTATATTCCTTTCTGCTTCACATGCAGCAGATGCAGGGCACTACTTCCAGCAGCATGCGGGATACATAGCTGATGCAAGGGCAAAAGGTGCAAAACTTGTTATAATGGATCCAAGACTTTCAAACTCTGCCGGAATGGCTGATCTTTGGCTTCCAGTATGGCCTGGAACAGAGGCTGCTGTTTATCTCTCAATGATAAGCAGGCTGCTTCAGGAAGATAAGTACAACAGAAAATTTATGGAAAGATGGGTAAACTGGAAAACATTTATAAAGGACAAAGAGTATCTTAACTACCTTCTAAAAGAGGGAAGAATATCAAAACTTCCTGAAGGTGAAACATTTGATGATTTTATAGCTGTTTTAAAGGATCTTTACAAAGATTACACATTTGAGTGGGCTGCTGAAGAGACAAAAGTTCCTATAGAGAGACTTGAAAAACTTTATGAGCTTATACTCTGGGCAGGAGACAGGATAACATCTTACTTCTGGAGAGCTCAGGCTGCAGGTAACAGAGGAGGATGGATGTCAGCAGGTAGGACAGGATACTTCCTCCTTGTTGTTACAGGCTCAATAGGTGGTGTTGGTGCAAATGGATGGCATCACTGGCATGTCCTCGGTGTTGGTGGAAAAGGTGGAAAGGCTACATTAAAGGAAAAGCCTGATCCTGTTGATGCCTGGAATGAGCTTTTATGGCCACCAGAATGGCCTTTATCAACATACGAACTTTCATTCCTGCTTCCACATCTTCTAACAGACGATCAGTGGAGAAAGAAATGGGCTGAAAGAGGCCTTAAGATACCTGACAAGCTTGATGTATGGATCTTTAAAATCTACAACCCTGTATGGATTAACCCTGATGGATTTAAATGGATAGAGGTTCTCAAAGATGAGAACAAGATGGGACTTACTGTAAACCTATCCCCAACGTGGTCTGAGACAAACTGGTTTGTTGATTATATACTTCCTGTTGGTCTGGCAGGTGAGAGACATGACAACCAGTCAGCTGAAACAAAACCTGAAAGATGGACGGCTTTCAGACAGCCTGTCTTAAGGGTGGCTCTCAAGAAGATGGGATGGGAACCTAAGGTTCCGTGGAGAGCAACACTTGAAGCCCATAAAAAGGTTGGACTCGGTGAGGTATGGGAGGAAAATGAGTTCTGGATAAATCTTGCATGGGCTATAGACCCTGATGGTGAGCTTGGAATAAGAAAGTTCTATGAATCAAAGAAAAATCCAGGAAAACCTGTAACTATAGAAGAGTGGTACGACGCAGCATTCGGAACACTTCCAAACCTCAAGAAAATCTGTGAAAAACTTGGAACATCTCCATATGAGTATATGAGAGATAGAGGGGCCTGGACTGAAGAGACAGATGTTTACAATGTTCATGAAAGGGAGATCCCTTACGATCCAGAGAAGGATGCATACAAATATAAAGGAAAATGGATACCAAGAAGCAAACTTGCTGTTGATCCTGACTCAGGAGCTGTTTATATAAAAGGACATGGAGATGAACTCCACTCTGAAAGACACACAATAGGTGTTATGAGAGATGGTAAACTCCTTAAAGGATTCCACACACCAACAGGTCTTTTAGAGTTCTACTCAAAAACATTTGTTGAGTGGAACTGGCCTGAGTACGCAATCCCTTATTATCCAAGAAACAGAGAGGAGAGAAAGAAACTTGTCCATGTTGTTACACATGTCCACCATGATTATATGACTGAGCCAAACGCATTTGTTCTCAACCCGATTTACAGACTTCCTTACAACATCCATACAAGGTCTGTTAACGCAAAATGGCTTATGGAGATATCACAGAACCACAACCCTGTCTGGATAAACGAGGCTGACGCTAAAAGACTCGGTATAAAGAGAGGAGATGCTATAAAACTCCGTGTAGTTGATACAGTGTCAGGTATAGAGGTTGGATACTTTGTGGGAATGGCAATACCTACACAGGCTACAAGACCGGGAGTTCTCGCATGTTCTCACCACTCAGGAAGATGGAGAGTTGTAGACACAGTAAAAGTGGATGGATTTAACCAGGAACTTGGATTTAACAGATACGGAACAGCTTTAGTTGAGATCCATAACTCCGGACCTGTCTGGGCTGCAAGATGGAAGTCAGGTGTTAGATCATTCAAGGTAGAGAGAAAACATGGAGATAAAAATCTGAAATGGCCATATCCAGAGTTTAACAAGGATATGAAAGAGGTATGGTGGAATGGTGCTTCAGGTGTATGGCAGAATGCTGTCTTCCCTGCAAACCCAGACCCACTTTCAGGAATGCACTGCTGGCATAAAAAGGTTCTTGTAGAAAAAGCAGGTCCTAACGATAAGATAGGAGATGTTGTTGTAAACACAGAAGCGACATTTAAGGTATATCAGGCATGGAGAGATCAGCTCACAAGACCAGCACCGGGTCCAAACGGTCTGAGAAGACCAAAGTGGTTCAAAAGACCTTGGTATCCACACACTGACAGTGCTTACAGAATGAAAAAATCACATTAATACAGGGGGTTTATCCCCCTTTTTTAGAGGTGGAAGATGGAAAAGTTTAATGAGCTACAGGCAAGAATAAATATGTACGGTTTCCTTTCAAGACTTCTCATTGAGGAGATAGACGCTGAAACATTAAGGAAGATCAAAAATAACGAGGAGATACTTGATCTATTCCCAAATACAAAACAGTGGGATCTTTTCTGGGAGAAAGACGAGAAAAAGCTTATAGAAGAGGATCTTAATGTTGATTTTACAACGGTGTTTTTACTTAATGTATATCCGTATGAATCGGTTTTTATACATGATGAAGGACATATAAATCCAACTGTAACGAATCCTACACTTATCTTTTACAGAGAACATGGGTATTCCATTGATCTGAATAAAACAAGAGCCCTCTCTCCTGATCACATAGCTGTTGAGATGGAATTTATGATGAACCTTATTCAGGAAGAGCTTGATTCTTTAAAAAAAGAGAATGAGAATGAAGCAAAAAGATTAAGAAATATACAGAAGAGATTCCTTGAAGAGCATCTTGGAAGCTGGGGACCTGTCTATCTTATGGCTGCAAGAGATATGGCTGAAACACCTTTTTACTACGATGTATGCCAGCTTGCACTTGATTTTATCCTCTCTGATTACGAGTACCTGGCTGAGGAGATGGAGGTTGTATAGCAATAGCAGGTAATAAAATGTAAGAGGATTTTGCGATGAGCCAGTTGAGAGTAAGTCTTAATTTCCATAACTGTACACATGTCTACTACAGGGACTCCTCATGCTCAAAATGTGTGGATGTCTGTCCTGTAAAAGATGCCATATATTTTGATGAGGGAAAATTAAAGATAGATGATGAAAAGTGTGTTAACTGTGGTGCCTGTTTTGGTATCTGTCCTACAGAAGCTTTCTCCGTTAATGGTTTCTCCCCAGAGAAATTACTGGATCATCTTGTAAAATCAGGAGAAACGGTTATAAGCTGTAGGGTTAATGTTCCATGTATAGCAGCCCTCGATTCCCAGTATCTTATATCTCTGGTTTTAAGATCTGAGAAAGACATTTTTCTTGATATATCAAGGTGTGATGAATGTGGTATATCATCATTAAAAGGAAGAATACAGGATATCGTAAATGAAACAAACTACTTCCTTGAATCAGCAGGTGTTGACAGAAAGGTTTTACTCAGCAGAGAGGATATACAGCTAAAAAGATCTGAAACTAAAGATAGAAGGGGATTTTTAAAAGATTTTGGTAAGATCTCAGCCGGTCTTGCATTCTGGGCTTTAATGCCTGAGATTGACCATGAAGAGAAGGAAGAGGAGGATTTTAAAAATATAGTTGAGGAAAAGGTTCTTCCTGAGAAAAGGAAGATTTTAATAAAAACATTAAAAAACTGTGGTGATGCCCTAGAAAATAGAGTTCTGGAAGTGGACAGGATCTCTTTCTGTTCTGATAAATGGATAGATAACAGGCTGTGTACAAACTGTTCAGTATGTTACAACATATGTCCAACAGGTGCTTTAAAACCTGGAAGAGACAGACTCCAGATACTTTTTGAACCTTCACTGTGCGTAAAATGTAAGATATGCCATGAGTCCTGTCCTGAGAACTGTCTTCATCTAGAGGAAAAGCTCAGCTTTGATACATTTCTAAATGGAATGAAAATTCTTGCTGAACATGTGATGATACCATGTGAAGAATGTCTTGTTCCTTTTTCATACAAAGGTGATTCAACGGTCTGCCCGCGGTGTAAACAGCTTGATGACGAGATAAGGGATCTTCTTAAAATAGGAGACTGATCTAATTAAGAATAATTATTAAAGGTTAGTAGTTGACAACCATGAATAATAACATATTTACTTATAATGGACATCTTAAATACATGAATATATATAAATATGTTTATTATAATAAATATATTCAGGAGGTAGCCCTATGAAAAAAGTAGTTGGTTTAGCAGCAGTTTTAAGCTCAGCGTTACTCACCACATCAGCTTTTGCAACCAATGGAGACAACATGATCGGTGTTTCTCCAGCTTCAAGAGCTATGGGTGGAATTGGTGTTGGTATGTGCGTAGGCCCTACAGATGCGATCTTCAGGAACCCAGCATGGCTCAGCAGAGAAAAAGGATTCAATGTTAGCTTTGGTGGGATATTATTTATGCCTCATGTGAAGGGAAGATCAAAGGGATACTTTGATACAGATCCTGCCAATCCAGGTGGAGTTGTTTCTACAGATACAGGGTATGTGACAAGTAAGGCTGATACATTCATGATTCCTGAGATAGCTATCACGAACCAGATAAGTGATAACGTGGTTATAGGTATAGGTGCGTATGGTGTTTCCGGAATGGGTGTTGATTACAGGGACAAAAATCTTGCCCTTGGACCTGATGGAAAGTATCATAACGGACTTGCAAAGATGCACACTACACTCCAGTTCATGAGAATAGTTCCTGCAGTAGGGTATAAAGTCAATGAAGCTCTCACGGTAGGTGGAGCATTACATCTCGCATGGGGATCTTTGGATCTTGGAGCTGAACTCGGTTATGACTCAGATGGAGATGGAATTCCTGATACATTCTTTAATGCTGGTGGTGGTCAGTCACAGTCCTACGGTATAGGAGCATCATTAGGGATAAACTTCAAACCAACTGAGAATATCTGTATTGGTGCTTCATACCAGTCTTCAGTAAAAATGACATATAAAAATGTTTTTGATTCAAATGGTGATGGAAAGTTTGAAGACCTTAAACTTGAGCAGCCTCAGGAGTTCGCTGTAGGTGTAGGTTACAGACCTGTTGAAACATTTAAGATAGGATTTGATGTTAGATGGATTAACTGGTCAGATGCTGATGGATATAAGCAGTTCAAATGGGAAGATCAGTGGGTATTTGCTGTAGGTGGAGAGTACAAGGTAACACCAAAACTTGCTTTAAGAGCAGGTTATAACTACGGAAAAACTCCTATAAAGAGTAAATCAAACCTGAATACAGCAAACGCAAACAACATTCCTGACTTTTCACAGCCATTCCCAGACTACAACGTAGAATGGTTTAACCTCATAGGATTCCCTGCTATAGCAGAACAGCATATAACTTTAGGTTTTGGGTATCAGTTTACAGAAAAGTTCACATTAAACATGTCTTATGTGAGAGCGTTTGAGAAAAAAGTTGAGTCTTCAGCAAGTGTGATGGCTTCAAAAGATCTTATAGCTGGAGCTAAAAATGCACAGGATTCTATAGGAATATCTTTAGACTGGCATTTTTAAGATAGACCATATCTGACGGAGGAGAAAATATGAAAAAGGCAGTGGCAGGATTTATATCCATACTTACAGTAGTTCAGATCTCATCTGCACAGGTGAAATTTATGGATCAGGAATATGCAAAACAGTTCTGTGATCTATGGAATCAGACAGGTGAGTTAACAGAAGGTTTATCAAAATGGTCTAAAAATACAGGAAATAAAGGATACAGAATTATCAGATTTTACAGACAGGACTGTGGAGGACCTGAAAAAGCTATAGAAGTCCACATAGCACCTAAGGACGGAAAAGCTGTCTGTATTTATGGTGGGAAAGCGACAGATCAGAAAGCTGATTTTCTGATGTTTGCGACAGATGAAAACTGGAAATCTCTTGCAAAAGGTGAATTTGGATTTATGGGAATGGGAATTATGTCAAAGATGACATTTGAAGGATCAAAATGGGAAGCTATGCAGAATATGGGTCCTTTCAAAGCCTTCCTTCTTAACCTTGATAAGGTTCAGCATACAATGGAATGTCCGTAGCTGTGAGCGTCTTCCACCTATCCTGGCGGGCTTTTGCCTGCCCTTTTTTATTTAAAAATTAAATAAATCTATAAAAATAATCTATTGGACTGATCACAGCTTGCTCATTTATTATCCATATACTAAAAAATTTTTGAAGGAAATAAAATGAAACAGATAATTCCAGGTCTTACAGTAACAGTTTTAATAGCTGTATTTTCAACATTTTTAGCTCAGACAGATTTTATAAAAGAGACCGTTAAGTTCAGTCCTCTCATAATAGCTATTTTGACAGGTGTTATCGTTGGAAATCTTTTCAAATTTTCTGAAAAGTTCAAGCCAGGCATTGTTTTTTCGCTTAAAAAGATACTCAGAACAGCCATAGTATTCTTAGGTTTTAGACTTACATTCCAGAATGTTGCAGAGGTTGGATTAGAGGGACTTATTGTTGACAGTATCATGCTTATAGGAACATTTCTTTTAGGTGTTTTTGTATCAACAAAGATATTTAAACTTGACAGCTCAATGGGTTATCTACTTGCTTCTGGAAGTTCTATATGTGGAGCTTCAGCTGTTCTAGCAACGGCACCTGTAGTAAAAGCACCTATGCATCACGCAGCAATGGCTGTTGCAACAGTAACAATTTTTGGAACATTATCTATGTTTTTATATCCAGTTGTTTATAAAGCAGGACTTCTTTTAGATTTTGATGATCTCCTTTACGGTCTGTTTACAGGTGCAACAGTTCACGAGGTTGCACAGGTTGTAGCCGCCGGTTTTGCCATATCAGATCCTGCAGGAAATACAGCAACAATAGCAAAGCTTACAAGGGTTATGATGCTTGCACCTCTACTTATAGTTTTAAGTTTTTACCTTGCGAAAAAGCATGCAACACATGGAGCTGGTGTAACACTTAGAGACATTCCCATACCTTACTTTGTTTTTGGATTTAT is a window of Persephonella marina EX-H1 DNA encoding:
- a CDS encoding 4Fe-4S dicluster domain-containing protein → MSKRQLAMVMDLNKCIGCQTCTVACKTQWTNRNGREYMYWNNVETQPGTGYPRNWMEAGGGFDSEGNLKDGIIPDMVLDYGVPWDYNHDELFGNADQTVLSPNTDPVWGPNWDEDVGEGDWPNSYFFYLPRICNHCSNPGCLAACPREAIFKREQDGIVLVDLDRCQGYRYCIAGCPYKKIYFNPKISKSEKCIFCFPRIERGLPPACAHQCVGRIRFVGFLDDQESQVYKLVHKYKVALPLRPDFGTQPNVYYVPPLEGPPKFDDEGKPIEGSGRIPVEFLEKLFGPEVHQALKTLKEEMEKRKRGEESELMDILIAYNHADMFRLDENYYQGIAEQKGLKGTEFFRIIDERYIQGANTQKVEVKQYFNVSGVNHKENH
- a CDS encoding ethylbenzene dehydrogenase-related protein, translating into MNRGLKAGLLGLSLIAFTATAGEKEFFKYEVINGKYVEGEISADPDDKIWKTARGKDVYLYPQITVRLNDKKANSLIPKKKKVTARVKVVYNSKNIAVYVRWKDDTPSIQPVYDTDAFGDGVSVEFPNRFGKGISLPYVGMGDENHPVTVYLQKNVAGRDYQKVFISKGFGSLTEIEEDGVEISMKYNEETKEWTAVFKRPLKTDISNLKSGLVPVAFAIWDGDKYERDGNKVLSRWKFIKLGKFPINEDYVKYVSWGTPYIDWYRKDRKEDIGDPVRGKKLAIENGCNSCHRFDDQRIAPAGMAPDLSNIGVIANAVYIKESIINPNDVIIRNLNLNRHYNKGAQPDKFRAYPNNDMYQWYIMMDGKRQSKMPPFDYLSQQDINDIVAYLKTLKSWKKFK
- a CDS encoding 4Fe-4S dicluster domain-containing protein; the encoded protein is MRLGFLVDLSRCMGCMACAVACKAENDVPLHSWRLRVKYIDQGEFPDVKRHFVPLRCNHCENAPCERICPVGALHYLPNGIVNVDHNRCIGCASCMMACPYNAIYLDPVTNSADKCTYCAHRIEVGMMPACVVACPTHANIFGDLDDPESEISKYLKSHRDVMVRKPELGTKPKHFYVRGSTVALDPLASERPEGFTLFTEVKFLDHIGGH
- the nrfD gene encoding NrfD/PsrC family molybdoenzyme membrane anchor subunit translates to MLGAEVTFDVALPKVIWGWLVSTNMWAKSIATGTFLVGLYFVIRYPEKDNFFRKWIPILGLIFIGITLLVTVLDLHHMFRFWKIFVHAHFTSAVTLGAWVVSGFVIVLLLSFWSWATGNRKLFDRIMIPGFILAFFSTIYTAGIMGQATGREIWVFPAEMISMLLSATLAGSAAFLFIDRIYKYVLDDQIRRELGYILFSSAGLLSALYIGELFFAKMHSEFSYEVVKILAFGDVAPFFWLGLVFGFIIPMILVGVATEKRKGQYAFLGSLSALIGLWLIKHAWLIAPQYLPLS